Proteins encoded within one genomic window of Candidatus Brocadiia bacterium:
- a CDS encoding LysR family transcriptional regulator, translating into MTISNKIKVSVELRPFHKVWLQKGGEYAFGGGIAEILAAIRKTGSIKAAAESLDESYRYVWGRIQKTEEILGVKLIETTVGGQGSQRTQLTDFAQRILDPFLRFEANTRKQIEREFNRMMKLINTYQLK; encoded by the coding sequence ATGACTATTAGTAACAAGATTAAAGTTTCCGTGGAACTCAGGCCTTTCCATAAGGTCTGGCTTCAGAAAGGGGGTGAATACGCCTTCGGCGGCGGTATCGCCGAAATATTAGCGGCTATCCGCAAGACCGGCTCCATCAAGGCCGCGGCTGAGTCTCTGGACGAATCCTATCGCTATGTCTGGGGCAGAATCCAGAAGACCGAGGAAATACTGGGAGTTAAGCTTATCGAAACCACGGTAGGCGGGCAGGGTTCTCAGCGCACCCAGCTGACCGACTTTGCCCAACGAATCCTCGACCCGTTCCTGCGTTTCGAAGCCAATACCCGTAAACAGATTGAACGGGAGTTCAACAGGATGATGAAACTGATTAATACTTATCAGTTAAAATAG
- a CDS encoding substrate-binding domain-containing protein, whose translation MRYLKILGLILVLGLIVVGGCGKAEAPKAPVILATTTSFQDSGLLDVLVQKFKKQTGYELKPISVGSGEAVAMGKRGEADVMVVHSPKDEEAFMAEGFGKSRQPLMYNDYVLVGPETDPAKCKAVKTAAEAFMAISNTNSAFISRGDKSGTHKKEQAIWAKATIKPAGAWYVEAGQGMGEVLNMANNKAAYALTDRGTYLAHRANASLKIMVEGDPILLNPYSVIIPSPAKFPKMNLVGGEKFAEFLLSESTQKLISEFGKDKYGQPLFYIYPKK comes from the coding sequence ATGAGATACCTAAAGATATTGGGATTGATATTGGTTTTGGGATTAATTGTTGTGGGCGGTTGTGGCAAGGCCGAAGCGCCTAAGGCGCCGGTTATTCTGGCCACTACAACCAGCTTCCAGGATTCTGGACTGTTGGATGTGCTGGTCCAGAAGTTCAAGAAGCAGACCGGCTATGAGCTCAAGCCCATCTCGGTCGGCTCGGGCGAGGCAGTGGCCATGGGCAAGCGGGGCGAGGCCGACGTGATGGTGGTCCATTCGCCCAAGGACGAAGAGGCATTTATGGCCGAAGGCTTCGGCAAGTCGCGCCAGCCGCTGATGTATAACGATTACGTGCTGGTCGGCCCGGAAACCGACCCGGCCAAGTGCAAGGCGGTTAAGACCGCGGCAGAGGCGTTCATGGCCATTTCCAATACCAATTCGGCCTTTATCTCCCGCGGTGACAAGTCGGGCACGCACAAGAAGGAACAGGCTATCTGGGCTAAAGCAACTATTAAACCGGCCGGCGCCTGGTATGTTGAGGCCGGACAGGGCATGGGCGAGGTGCTCAATATGGCCAACAACAAGGCGGCCTACGCGCTGACCGACCGGGGCACCTATCTGGCGCACCGGGCCAATGCATCCTTGAAGATTATGGTTGAAGGCGACCCGATACTGCTCAATCCCTATTCGGTCATTATTCCCAGCCCGGCCAAGTTTCCCAAGATGAACCTGGTAGGCGGAGAGAAATTCGCCGAGTTCCTGCTGTCGGAATCGACCCAGAAGCTGATTTCCGAGTTCGGCAAGGACAAGTACGGTCAACCGCTGTTCTATATCTATCCGAAGAAATAG
- a CDS encoding DHA2 family efflux MFS transporter permease subunit: MAMPTSASIRDRLSTQFASIDRKHPSYKWWVMATVMIGTFMAVLDATIVNVALNKIMASFGIPVEKAEWVLTSYMLVMAVMMPSSGWIADHFGYKRTYFLALFTFTLGSLLCALSWDINALIFFRVIQGMGTGMLMPVGMAIVTREFPPEKRGMALGFWGIAAAASVSFGPAVGGYLTDTYSWQSIFYINVPVGLVALLGVWIFQHEFKTSKIRSFDLVGFISMTVFLCALLLALAEGNAAWNTGGWTSNFIITCTAIAIIGFTIFLYTELTVTDPLIDLSLFKNFNYTVTSIVLFIFGLGMFGSTFLLPVYLQSMIGYTALQAGLVFVPVGILQGMLSPVAGMLADRYNPKIVSIFAILVMAFSLYLNASLSLYSENYQIMMPLYLRGLSMGLLFISLSAIAVSDMPENKMAQAAGLFNVIRQIGGSFGVAFFSTMLIRRQIFHMNIYGQAVDQYSPTFQNVSRALQGLAQHVGSGASQAVSRGKGLIISHIGKQAFVASVDDIFLIAGVIMIISLIPVFLIRVKKRAKKPGAHIAIEE, encoded by the coding sequence ATGGCAATGCCGACATCAGCGTCTATCCGGGACAGACTGTCCACGCAGTTCGCCTCAATCGACCGGAAGCACCCCTCTTACAAATGGTGGGTAATGGCCACGGTCATGATCGGCACCTTTATGGCCGTGCTGGACGCCACCATTGTCAATGTGGCTTTGAATAAGATTATGGCATCATTCGGCATCCCGGTGGAAAAAGCCGAATGGGTGTTGACCTCATACATGCTGGTGATGGCCGTGATGATGCCGTCATCCGGCTGGATAGCGGACCATTTCGGCTACAAGCGCACCTATTTCCTGGCACTGTTCACATTCACCCTGGGCTCGCTGCTGTGCGCCCTGTCCTGGGACATCAACGCCCTGATATTCTTCCGGGTCATCCAGGGCATGGGCACTGGTATGTTAATGCCGGTGGGCATGGCCATCGTCACTCGCGAATTCCCGCCCGAGAAGCGCGGTATGGCTCTGGGATTCTGGGGCATCGCCGCGGCCGCATCGGTCTCATTCGGCCCGGCCGTCGGCGGTTACCTGACCGATACCTATAGCTGGCAATCTATTTTCTACATCAACGTGCCGGTCGGCCTGGTAGCCCTGTTAGGAGTCTGGATCTTCCAGCACGAGTTCAAGACCTCGAAGATAAGATCATTCGACCTGGTCGGCTTCATCTCCATGACGGTTTTTCTGTGTGCCCTACTCCTGGCGCTGGCCGAAGGCAACGCCGCCTGGAACACCGGCGGCTGGACCTCGAATTTCATCATCACCTGCACCGCCATCGCTATTATCGGCTTCACCATATTCCTGTATACTGAACTGACCGTGACAGACCCGCTCATAGACCTGAGCCTGTTTAAGAACTTCAACTATACGGTCACCTCCATCGTACTGTTCATCTTCGGGCTGGGCATGTTCGGCAGCACCTTCCTCCTGCCGGTCTATCTCCAAAGCATGATCGGCTATACCGCCCTGCAGGCCGGGCTGGTCTTCGTGCCGGTGGGCATATTGCAGGGAATGCTGTCTCCGGTGGCCGGCATGCTGGCTGACAGGTATAATCCCAAAATAGTTTCCATCTTCGCCATCCTGGTAATGGCCTTCAGCCTGTATCTCAACGCCTCGCTCTCGCTCTATTCCGAGAACTACCAGATAATGATGCCGCTCTATCTCCGGGGCCTATCCATGGGATTGCTCTTTATATCGCTCAGCGCCATCGCCGTTTCGGACATGCCCGAGAACAAGATGGCCCAGGCCGCGGGATTGTTCAACGTTATCCGCCAGATCGGCGGCAGTTTCGGCGTGGCATTCTTCAGCACCATGCTCATCCGGCGCCAGATATTCCATATGAACATCTACGGACAGGCGGTCGACCAGTACTCGCCCACCTTCCAGAACGTCTCCCGGGCGCTGCAAGGCCTGGCCCAGCACGTCGGCAGCGGCGCCTCGCAGGCCGTATCACGAGGCAAGGGATTGATTATATCGCACATCGGCAAGCAGGCCTTCGTCGCCTCGGTTGACGACATCTTCCTGATAGCCGGCGTGATAATGATAATCAGCCTCATCCCGGTGTTCCTCATCCGGGTCAAGAAACGGGCCAAAAAGCCCGGCGCCCACATAGCTATTGAGGAATGA
- a CDS encoding HlyD family secretion protein, giving the protein MANDTNTNNTNGNGSNGDPAKKKRMLPLLAVLTIIGLVGLTWYWYVFMRGSLSTDDANIEANYVALSSTLAERISRLAVDEGSLVQAGQALVYLDDTDLRAQQKQALATLEQVKYSVSLAKVNMEKTLGDYQRSQELFKSGSVSQEKFDNNRKAYESAQIQHSIAQAQVEVSKAQLEVLETKLSRTTIVSPINGIVAKKWVLAGNVVSPGQPIFSIYDPANIWVTANIEETKLSHIKLNDAVEISVDSRPGKKYQGKIIQLGSNTAAQFAMIPPSNAAGNFTKVTQRVPIKISIDNKDNTLLPGLSVTINIKTK; this is encoded by the coding sequence ATGGCTAACGACACCAACACCAATAACACCAACGGCAACGGTTCCAACGGCGACCCGGCAAAGAAGAAACGGATGCTCCCCCTGCTGGCGGTACTGACAATCATCGGGCTGGTCGGCCTGACCTGGTACTGGTACGTCTTTATGCGCGGGTCGCTCTCCACCGACGACGCAAATATCGAGGCCAATTACGTGGCGCTCAGCTCCACTCTTGCCGAGCGCATCAGCCGCCTGGCCGTGGACGAAGGCAGCCTGGTCCAGGCCGGACAGGCGCTGGTCTACCTGGATGACACCGACCTGCGCGCACAGCAAAAGCAGGCCCTGGCCACCCTGGAACAGGTCAAGTATTCGGTCAGCCTGGCCAAGGTCAATATGGAAAAGACCCTGGGCGACTACCAGCGCTCCCAGGAACTCTTCAAGAGCGGCAGCGTCTCCCAGGAAAAGTTCGACAACAACCGCAAGGCCTACGAATCGGCTCAAATCCAGCACAGCATCGCCCAGGCCCAGGTCGAGGTCAGCAAAGCTCAGCTGGAGGTTCTTGAAACCAAGCTCAGCCGCACCACTATCGTATCGCCCATAAACGGCATCGTCGCCAAAAAGTGGGTACTCGCCGGCAACGTCGTCTCGCCCGGACAGCCGATATTCTCCATCTATGACCCCGCCAATATCTGGGTCACGGCCAATATCGAGGAAACCAAACTGTCCCATATAAAGCTCAACGACGCCGTTGAAATCTCAGTCGATTCCCGTCCGGGCAAGAAATACCAGGGCAAAATCATCCAGCTCGGTTCCAACACGGCCGCACAGTTCGCGATGATTCCGCCCAGCAACGCCGCTGGCAACTTCACCAAAGTTACCCAGCGCGTACCTATCAAGATATCCATTGACAACAAGGATAACACGCTCCTGCCCGGGCTTTCGGTGACAATCAACATAAAGACCAAATAA
- a CDS encoding CofH family radical SAM protein, producing MDPKVILKAVNQGQEISPIEAVVLMQSYPTHAQEIHEVANNINKRIHRNVVSFAHSKHIAYTNVCRYSCKYCSFYRKKKDRDSFTLGLDEILKKIKETPDIHEVCIYGGLNGSLQFQYYCTMLKEIRKNFPGVTIKAFSPQEIFFMVKRSKQTVSDVLKQLKESGLDSLHGMDADILNDKLRKKICPDKVKTIDWIDIIKTAHRLGIRTSATILFGHLENEIHIAEHLEIIREIQHETNGFLEFTPLPFGEHNRKLPYLEKLLKRGNREDYFGGEETVVRLIAISRIFFQNTVKTIQANWFRLGMDNALKGLQTGANDLGETEYDISATRSLKRRNQTEITPAKLKQTILRTGKVPRLRKQ from the coding sequence ATGGACCCGAAAGTCATCCTCAAAGCAGTCAACCAGGGACAGGAAATCAGCCCAATCGAGGCGGTGGTGCTGATGCAGAGCTATCCTACCCACGCCCAGGAAATCCACGAGGTGGCTAACAACATCAACAAACGCATCCATCGCAACGTGGTCAGCTTCGCGCACAGCAAGCACATCGCGTACACCAACGTCTGCCGCTACAGCTGCAAGTACTGCTCGTTCTACCGCAAGAAAAAGGACCGGGACAGTTTCACCTTAGGCCTGGACGAAATCTTAAAGAAGATAAAAGAGACCCCGGACATCCACGAAGTCTGCATCTACGGCGGATTGAACGGCTCATTACAGTTCCAGTATTACTGCACCATGCTCAAAGAAATACGCAAAAACTTCCCCGGCGTAACCATCAAGGCTTTCTCGCCACAGGAGATATTCTTCATGGTCAAACGCTCCAAGCAAACCGTCTCGGACGTGCTCAAGCAGTTGAAGGAAAGCGGGCTGGACTCGCTCCATGGCATGGACGCCGATATCCTCAACGACAAGCTCCGCAAGAAAATCTGTCCGGATAAAGTCAAGACTATTGACTGGATAGATATCATCAAGACGGCGCACCGGCTGGGCATCCGCACCTCTGCCACCATATTATTCGGCCACCTGGAAAACGAAATCCATATCGCCGAACATCTGGAAATCATCCGCGAAATACAGCACGAGACCAACGGATTCCTGGAATTCACTCCCCTGCCGTTCGGTGAACATAACCGCAAACTGCCGTATCTGGAAAAACTGCTCAAGCGCGGCAACCGCGAGGACTATTTTGGCGGCGAAGAAACGGTCGTCCGCCTCATCGCCATCAGCCGGATATTCTTCCAGAATACGGTTAAGACCATTCAGGCCAACTGGTTCCGGCTGGGCATGGACAACGCACTGAAAGGCCTGCAGACCGGCGCCAACGACCTGGGCGAGACCGAATACGATATCAGCGCTACCCGGAGCCTTAAGCGCCGAAACCAGACCGAGATAACGCCGGCCAAGCTCAAGCAGACCATTTTGCGTACCGGCAAGGTCCCGCGCCTGCGCAAACAGTAA
- a CDS encoding PHP domain-containing protein — protein MKIDFHIHTNCSDGVYSPAEVIDRAAREGYNMLAITDHDSAAAHAALKDYPLPENLRIIKGVEITSNYQDREIHILGYFRDGFAPELESFLKGAQEERNRRMNTSIKNLEQFKISVTYKELFKYSKGESVGRNHLASLLVDKGYVASQKEAFNLYLNDDTAIVPPMMTSVKRAIELIHGSNGIAAWAHPAYENFQAFVPVFVGYGLDAIEVYNQKRSLANARHYRNTAEGLGLMATAGSDWHGFEGESFLTNYLPEVVERFVNIF, from the coding sequence ATGAAGATAGATTTCCATATACATACTAACTGCTCGGACGGTGTATACAGTCCAGCAGAGGTGATAGATAGAGCGGCCCGGGAAGGCTACAATATGCTGGCCATCACCGACCACGATTCGGCCGCGGCGCATGCGGCGCTCAAGGACTACCCTTTACCGGAAAACTTAAGAATCATCAAGGGCGTGGAGATTACATCGAACTACCAGGACAGGGAAATCCATATCCTGGGTTATTTCCGAGATGGTTTTGCGCCCGAGCTGGAATCGTTCCTCAAAGGAGCACAGGAGGAACGCAACCGCCGGATGAACACCAGCATCAAAAACCTGGAACAGTTTAAGATATCGGTGACTTACAAGGAGTTGTTCAAATACAGCAAAGGGGAAAGCGTCGGCCGTAACCATTTGGCCAGCTTATTGGTCGACAAGGGCTATGTGGCCAGCCAGAAAGAGGCATTTAATTTATATCTCAACGACGATACGGCTATCGTGCCGCCGATGATGACCTCGGTGAAAAGGGCCATCGAGCTGATACACGGCTCCAACGGCATCGCCGCCTGGGCGCATCCGGCCTACGAGAACTTCCAGGCGTTCGTACCGGTATTCGTCGGTTATGGGCTGGACGCCATTGAGGTTTATAACCAAAAGCGCAGCCTGGCCAACGCCCGGCACTATCGCAACACGGCCGAAGGCCTGGGCCTGATGGCCACGGCCGGCTCGGACTGGCACGGATTCGAAGGCGAATCGTTCCTGACCAATTACCTGCCCGAGGTGGTCGAGCGTTTCGTCAATATATTTTAA
- a CDS encoding DEAD/DEAH box helicase encodes MIEYNGLKLDPFQEEAIRRIDEGCSVLVSAPTGSGKTLIAEYALEKALREGTHIIYTAPIKALSNQKFRDFQKRWGSHIGLVTGDLSINPDSPAVIMTTEIFRNSIFDSPHRLDKVSHVIFDEIHYLDDDERGTVWEESIIFAPQHIKLIALSATIPNINQVVHWISSVRKSPLIVLHEPCRPVPLKHLLWMEHFGVANCKDLKQLEKGFDKSRRGKETLIDHLVKENRLPCLYFIFNRKGCEEQAERYSHRSLLTTDEQVRIIELFNRLCAQYELEPEKIRQLSQLVSCGVAYHHAGMLPTMKEVVEQLFTSGLIKLLFATETFAVGVNMPAKSVVFDEITKFDGIRRNFIRSRDYHQMAGRAGRRGIDPVGYAYLRLPPYGARASIIERITDEANIEEIKSQFNLSYSCILNLYHTLKENIYQAAQKSLSNYQAVRGKQKKASHFHQQRYNNVIDQLRRKIGLLNRMGYIHGQTLTEKGHIAKQVYSFELSLTEFIIQGVFNQLNSDQINLLLVALVYESKRRDWGKKFNYQIIRSIQKPALPIISRLLDEERKNGILPTVRLLDFKLASATYAWSTGAPFDDIINHTSVVDGDIIRTFRLAIQLVRQMLRLGRHNKWGQPLMDKFYSCFNKMSRDEVDAEKQLRQSAE; translated from the coding sequence TTGATAGAATATAACGGCCTTAAGTTAGACCCCTTCCAGGAAGAAGCCATCCGCCGGATTGATGAAGGTTGTTCAGTCCTGGTCTCGGCTCCGACCGGATCCGGCAAAACGCTTATCGCCGAATATGCCCTGGAAAAGGCCCTGCGTGAAGGCACCCACATCATCTACACCGCCCCCATAAAAGCATTGAGCAACCAGAAATTCCGTGACTTCCAGAAACGCTGGGGTAGTCACATCGGCCTGGTTACCGGCGACCTGAGCATCAACCCCGACTCTCCGGCTGTGATTATGACCACGGAAATATTCCGCAACTCCATCTTCGACTCGCCCCATCGGCTGGATAAAGTCAGCCACGTGATATTCGACGAAATACATTACCTTGACGACGACGAACGCGGTACTGTTTGGGAAGAAAGCATCATCTTCGCGCCCCAGCACATCAAGCTGATAGCCTTAAGCGCTACCATACCAAACATTAACCAGGTCGTTCACTGGATTAGTTCAGTTCGCAAATCACCACTGATAGTTCTGCACGAACCCTGCCGTCCGGTGCCTCTAAAACATCTGCTTTGGATGGAACACTTCGGCGTGGCTAACTGCAAAGACCTCAAACAACTGGAAAAAGGTTTTGACAAATCACGCCGCGGAAAGGAAACGCTGATAGACCATCTAGTCAAGGAGAATAGACTGCCCTGCCTTTATTTCATCTTTAACCGTAAAGGCTGCGAAGAACAAGCTGAACGGTACAGCCATCGTTCATTGCTGACGACTGACGAACAAGTCAGGATTATTGAATTATTCAACCGGCTCTGCGCCCAATATGAACTCGAGCCCGAAAAAATCCGCCAGCTCAGCCAGCTGGTTTCCTGCGGCGTGGCCTATCACCATGCCGGGATGCTCCCGACCATGAAGGAGGTAGTCGAACAACTCTTCACTTCGGGACTGATAAAACTCCTGTTCGCCACCGAAACATTCGCAGTCGGAGTGAATATGCCGGCCAAGTCGGTCGTTTTCGACGAGATTACCAAGTTCGACGGCATCCGGCGCAACTTCATCCGCAGCCGCGACTATCATCAAATGGCCGGCCGGGCCGGGCGGCGCGGCATTGACCCGGTCGGCTACGCTTACCTCAGACTGCCGCCCTACGGCGCCCGAGCCAGTATCATAGAGCGAATTACGGACGAAGCTAATATCGAGGAAATAAAAAGCCAGTTCAACCTGTCATACAGCTGCATTCTCAATCTCTATCATACGCTCAAGGAAAATATCTACCAGGCCGCCCAAAAAAGCCTGAGCAATTATCAAGCGGTCCGGGGCAAACAGAAAAAAGCCTCTCATTTCCACCAACAACGCTATAATAACGTCATCGACCAGCTCCGCAGAAAAATCGGATTACTTAACCGGATGGGTTATATCCACGGCCAAACGCTGACTGAAAAAGGACATATCGCCAAACAAGTCTACAGCTTTGAACTGTCGCTGACTGAGTTTATTATCCAGGGCGTGTTCAACCAGCTCAACTCCGACCAGATAAACCTGTTGCTGGTGGCGCTGGTCTACGAATCCAAACGGCGTGACTGGGGCAAGAAATTCAACTACCAGATAATCCGCTCCATCCAAAAGCCGGCTCTACCCATAATCAGCCGCCTGCTGGACGAAGAGCGCAAGAATGGAATCCTTCCAACTGTTCGTTTGCTGGACTTCAAGCTGGCCAGCGCCACTTACGCCTGGTCCACCGGCGCGCCGTTCGACGATATCATCAATCACACCAGCGTCGTGGACGGCGACATCATCCGAACATTCAGATTGGCTATCCAGCTGGTCCGCCAGATGCTCCGGCTGGGCCGGCATAATAAATGGGGACAACCGCTTATGGATAAATTTTACTCCTGCTTCAACAAGATGAGCCGCGATGAAGTTGACGCCGAAAAACAGTTGCGCCAGTCGGCCGAATAA
- a CDS encoding endonuclease Q family protein, giving the protein MQFIADFHIHSEYSRATSKDMNVEMLAHWATVKGINLMGTGDFTHPNYFAQLKVRLTQDENGLYKLKKSNSPIRFIPTAEISNMFAQGGKTNRRIHTIIFAPDFQTVDKINSKLKTIGNIASDGRPIFGRPVKEMVKLVLDISPKCFIVPAHAWTPWFSLFGANSGFDSIEECFEEEAKNIHCIETGLSSDPAMNWRLSKLDNITLISNSDAHSPRKIGREANIFNCKMSYDEIIEVLRTKDYKRFLSTVEFFPEEGKYHFDGHRDCNIMLSPEQSKKHKNICPKCKRTLTIGVMNRVDALADRPLGFTTKNAIPYKSMVPLEEIIADVLQQKTGTNAVDNLYKKIVSEGKNEFHVLLDMPLDEISRIAPNGVVEGIRLVRNGKLEIIPGHDGVYGKISIPIDRNKFTDKVEKISAIKEPHPNSNNQISPSPQPPPSQQMVLF; this is encoded by the coding sequence ATGCAATTTATCGCCGATTTCCACATCCATTCTGAATACAGCCGGGCTACCAGCAAAGATATGAATGTGGAAATGCTAGCTCACTGGGCGACCGTAAAAGGCATCAACCTGATGGGTACAGGTGATTTTACCCACCCTAACTACTTCGCTCAACTTAAAGTCCGGCTTACTCAAGATGAAAACGGGCTCTACAAGCTCAAAAAATCCAACTCCCCTATCCGTTTCATTCCAACCGCCGAAATCAGTAATATGTTCGCGCAGGGCGGAAAAACTAATCGACGAATCCATACAATCATATTTGCCCCGGATTTTCAAACTGTAGATAAAATAAACTCAAAACTAAAAACTATCGGTAATATAGCGTCTGATGGTCGCCCAATATTCGGCCGGCCTGTCAAAGAGATGGTTAAATTGGTTTTGGATATCTCTCCTAAATGCTTTATCGTGCCGGCACACGCCTGGACGCCATGGTTTTCGCTTTTTGGCGCTAACTCGGGATTCGACTCTATAGAGGAATGCTTTGAAGAAGAAGCTAAAAATATTCATTGCATCGAAACAGGTCTTTCATCCGATCCGGCTATGAACTGGCGGTTATCTAAGCTGGATAATATCACTCTGATATCAAACTCCGACGCCCACTCCCCCCGGAAAATCGGCCGAGAGGCTAATATTTTTAACTGCAAAATGTCATACGACGAAATTATCGAGGTGCTTCGAACTAAAGACTATAAAAGATTTCTGTCAACCGTGGAGTTCTTCCCGGAAGAAGGTAAATATCATTTTGATGGCCACCGCGATTGCAATATCATGCTCTCACCCGAACAAAGCAAAAAACATAAGAATATCTGCCCAAAATGCAAACGTACGCTAACCATCGGAGTAATGAACCGGGTTGACGCTTTGGCTGATCGTCCCCTCGGATTTACGACAAAAAATGCTATTCCCTATAAAAGCATGGTGCCTCTCGAAGAAATCATTGCCGATGTCCTTCAGCAGAAGACCGGCACAAACGCGGTAGATAATCTTTACAAAAAAATAGTCTCTGAAGGCAAAAACGAGTTCCACGTTCTTCTTGATATGCCACTGGATGAAATAAGCCGAATTGCACCAAATGGTGTTGTTGAAGGCATCCGGCTGGTCCGGAACGGCAAACTTGAAATTATACCCGGCCATGATGGCGTCTACGGTAAAATCAGCATTCCAATCGACCGAAATAAATTTACCGATAAGGTGGAAAAAATTAGTGCTATAAAAGAGCCCCACCCAAATTCTAATAACCAAATTTCACCTTCGCCTCAGCCACCGCCATCACAGCAGATGGTGCTATTTTGA
- a CDS encoding type IV pilus twitching motility protein PilT, with product MVSLETLLLEVVKQEGSDLHITVNSPPRVRISGRLVDTEHEVLTSEDTKKLIYSILDSNQIAKFEKTLEMDMSFGIEGIGRFRVNVFRQRGMVGAVMRLIPTKIKTFDDLGLPRQTCERICNTLKGLVLVTGATGSGKSTTLAAMVDYVNTMNKGHILTIEDPVEYVHNHKGCLVNQREVGSDTLDFKYALKSALRQDPDVVLIGEMRDMETTEAALTISETGHLAFATLHTSDAVQTINRIIDIFPSHQQSQVRTQLSFTLQAVFSQQLLPKSSGKGRVLASEVMIANSAVRSLIRDSKTHQMYSCIQTGGKEGMSTMNQSLFNLYKARHVTFETILEYSSDPEELKRMVQKGSM from the coding sequence ATGGTTTCACTAGAAACTCTGCTCCTGGAAGTCGTAAAACAGGAAGGTTCAGATTTACATATAACAGTAAATTCACCTCCGCGCGTTAGAATCAGCGGTCGGTTAGTAGATACGGAGCATGAAGTACTTACTTCGGAAGATACCAAGAAACTTATTTACAGCATTTTAGATTCAAATCAAATTGCAAAATTCGAAAAGACTCTCGAGATGGATATGTCTTTTGGTATCGAAGGCATCGGCCGATTCAGGGTTAATGTCTTCAGGCAAAGAGGCATGGTCGGAGCGGTAATGAGGCTTATTCCAACAAAAATAAAAACATTTGATGATCTTGGCCTGCCCAGGCAAACATGCGAAAGAATATGTAATACGCTCAAAGGTTTGGTATTAGTAACCGGTGCTACTGGAAGCGGTAAATCAACAACTTTGGCCGCAATGGTTGATTACGTTAATACCATGAACAAAGGTCATATACTGACTATTGAAGACCCGGTTGAATACGTCCATAATCACAAGGGTTGTTTAGTCAACCAGCGCGAGGTAGGTTCAGATACGCTTGACTTTAAGTACGCCTTAAAATCGGCCTTGCGGCAGGACCCAGACGTGGTGTTAATCGGCGAAATGCGAGATATGGAAACGACTGAGGCGGCATTAACGATTTCCGAAACCGGTCATTTGGCATTTGCAACCTTGCATACAAGCGATGCGGTTCAGACAATAAACCGTATTATTGATATTTTTCCGTCACACCAGCAGTCACAGGTAAGGACTCAATTATCGTTTACTCTTCAAGCGGTATTTTCGCAGCAACTACTTCCTAAGTCAAGCGGAAAGGGGCGGGTTCTCGCATCAGAAGTTATGATTGCTAACTCGGCAGTTCGGTCTCTTATAAGGGACAGTAAAACTCATCAGATGTACTCGTGCATACAAACCGGGGGAAAAGAAGGAATGAGTACGATGAATCAATCATTATTTAATCTTTATAAAGCACGTCATGTAACTTTTGAAACAATCCTGGAATACAGTAGTGACCCCGAAGAGTTGAAGAGAATGGTGCAGAAAGGTAGCATGTGA